Proteins encoded in a region of the Paenibacillus pedocola genome:
- a CDS encoding NfeD family protein produces the protein MDVWALWLIIAGVLFVVEMFTFTFYLLWLSIGALAGGVVAILFPEAIFLQVVVGSLVALGLTVFTKPLAARLRSSRGFKDTGTEIVGRQGLVVEPIVPGRYGQVKVGGDTWSATSTEALGKDQKVIVVKRGTTIIEVERWGDTY, from the coding sequence ATGGATGTTTGGGCGTTATGGTTAATCATTGCCGGCGTCTTGTTTGTCGTAGAGATGTTTACGTTTACATTTTATTTGTTATGGCTCAGTATCGGAGCTTTGGCGGGCGGTGTGGTTGCAATCTTGTTTCCGGAGGCTATATTCCTGCAGGTGGTGGTCGGTTCACTGGTCGCTTTGGGTCTGACGGTATTTACCAAACCTCTGGCCGCCAGACTCCGGAGCTCCCGGGGGTTCAAGGATACCGGGACAGAGATCGTCGGCAGACAGGGGCTGGTCGTGGAACCGATTGTGCCGGGGCGTTACGGGCAAGTCAAAGTAGGCGGTGATACGTGGAGTGCAACGTCCACAGAAGCGCTGGGCAAAGATCAGAAGGTTATCGTTGTTAAAAGAGGTACCACAATTATTGAAGTAGAACGATGGGGGGACACGTACTGA
- the rph gene encoding ribonuclease PH, which produces MRSNGRNDDQLRPLTITTQTNKYAEGSVLIEMGDTKVIVTATVDEKVPPFLKGQGKGWVTAEYSMLPRATQTRNQREAARGKLTGRTMEIQRLIGRALRSVVNLQALGERSITLDCDVIQADGGTRTASITGAFVAMAFAINKIALQHKLSVFPITDYLAAISVGVVGDKTLLDLNYEEDSKAKVDMNVVMTGSGAFVEVQGTGEERPFTRQELDQLLGLGEKGIYELIAVQKEVLGPIALKIPSGQPGQEV; this is translated from the coding sequence ATGAGATCAAACGGACGTAACGACGACCAGCTCCGGCCGCTGACAATAACTACCCAAACGAATAAATATGCTGAGGGTTCAGTTCTGATTGAAATGGGAGACACGAAGGTCATCGTCACCGCAACGGTGGACGAGAAGGTCCCGCCGTTTCTGAAAGGACAAGGCAAAGGCTGGGTAACTGCTGAATATTCCATGCTTCCCCGGGCGACCCAGACGCGCAACCAGCGTGAGGCGGCACGCGGCAAGCTGACCGGACGGACGATGGAGATTCAGCGGCTGATCGGCCGGGCGCTTCGTTCCGTAGTTAATCTGCAGGCGCTCGGCGAGCGCAGCATTACACTGGACTGTGACGTCATCCAGGCGGACGGCGGCACGCGGACAGCTTCGATTACTGGCGCTTTTGTAGCGATGGCGTTTGCCATTAACAAAATTGCGCTGCAGCATAAGCTGAGCGTTTTCCCGATTACAGATTATCTGGCCGCGATCAGCGTCGGTGTGGTCGGCGACAAAACGCTGCTTGATTTGAACTATGAAGAGGATTCCAAAGCAAAAGTCGATATGAACGTAGTCATGACCGGAAGCGGGGCTTTTGTTGAAGTGCAAGGCACCGGTGAAGAACGGCCGTTCACCCGCCAGGAGCTTGACCAGCTGCTTGGTCTTGGGGAGAAGGGGATCTACGAGCTGATTGCCGTGCAGAAGGAAGTCCTCGGTCCGATCGCGCTCAAAATCCCTTCCGGCCAGCCTGGCCAAGAGGTGTAA
- a CDS encoding GerMN domain-containing protein, producing MKHMNTVRGLSAACLLTVPILLSGCGLFGSESASVDPPPGEIEAQMLEVSDNTTLDTGVFEPVAEEGTAAEGSTTDKAEAAAPGERTTVFLKDANGLLAPVSLALPDGNSAAMLKDSLTALVSKGPYASSLPEGFQGVLPAGTEVKNVSVDKDKLAVVEFNSAFNDYKAADERKVLEAITWTLTGQEGIQGVQLWVDGKKLTEMPLLGTPLDHPLSRAFGINLPKNGPMQMNLSAVTVYFSAATPDGTHQYYVPVTRFVPAGEDKVKAALGELIAGPESANGLETVMTGGTVLDSVEAGQNGVVTVSLTDDMFTDGKNVPEEMLESVVLTVAQNTEDAPVQIRLNGLDTVTGTNNVDYGKPVSAPEYVNALPL from the coding sequence ATGAAGCATATGAACACTGTCCGCGGGCTGTCTGCGGCTTGTCTGCTCACGGTTCCCATTCTTTTGTCCGGCTGCGGCCTGTTCGGCTCGGAATCGGCATCGGTTGATCCGCCGCCGGGAGAGATTGAGGCGCAAATGCTGGAAGTCAGTGACAACACCACGCTCGACACCGGGGTATTTGAGCCTGTTGCAGAAGAAGGAACCGCAGCGGAAGGCAGCACTACGGATAAGGCGGAAGCTGCTGCACCCGGGGAACGGACTACCGTGTTTCTCAAGGATGCTAATGGTCTGCTGGCTCCGGTATCTCTTGCCCTTCCGGACGGCAATAGTGCGGCAATGCTGAAGGATTCACTCACTGCGCTGGTCAGCAAAGGCCCGTATGCATCTTCATTGCCGGAAGGCTTCCAGGGCGTACTCCCTGCAGGAACTGAAGTGAAGAATGTCTCAGTGGATAAAGACAAACTGGCCGTAGTTGAATTTAACTCGGCGTTTAACGACTACAAGGCTGCCGATGAACGCAAGGTCCTGGAAGCCATCACATGGACATTGACCGGCCAGGAAGGCATTCAGGGTGTACAGCTCTGGGTAGACGGTAAAAAGCTTACAGAAATGCCGCTTCTGGGCACACCGCTGGATCATCCGCTCTCACGCGCCTTCGGGATCAACCTGCCGAAGAATGGCCCGATGCAGATGAACCTGAGCGCGGTTACGGTATATTTTTCCGCAGCTACGCCTGACGGTACCCACCAGTATTATGTTCCGGTCACACGTTTTGTACCCGCCGGAGAGGACAAGGTGAAAGCGGCACTGGGAGAGCTGATCGCCGGACCGGAGTCTGCTAACGGCCTGGAGACGGTAATGACAGGGGGAACGGTGTTAGATTCCGTGGAAGCCGGCCAAAATGGGGTAGTAACCGTATCCCTGACTGACGATATGTTCACAGACGGCAAAAATGTGCCGGAGGAAATGCTGGAATCCGTGGTGCTGACAGTAGCGCAAAATACCGAGGATGCTCCGGTCCAAATCCGTCTGAACGGACTTGATACGGTCACCGGAACCAACAACGTGGACTATGGCAAGCCGGTTTCTGCCCCGGAATATGTGAACGCGCTGCCGCTGTAA
- a CDS encoding SPFH domain-containing protein, with product MQLAILGIIVVVVVVFIALTIKIVPQQRVGVVERLGKFNRLLTPGLNILIPVIDQVRTYHDLRIQQANVPPQTVITKDNVQVQIDTIIFYQVVGPEEATYGISDYVYGVRNISTATMRQIIGKLELDETLSGREKISSDIRLALDEATEKWGVRIERVEVIDIKPPLDIQEAMDKQMKAERSKRAIVLEAEAAKQDMILRAEGDKQSKILKAEGDKEARIRQAEGLRQAQELEALGQAKAIQAVAEAEKSRIQLISTAGLDERVLAYQSFDALTEISKGAANKVFLPSSAIETLGTLGAIAEVFKASKESK from the coding sequence ATGCAATTAGCCATTTTAGGAATTATCGTTGTCGTTGTCGTAGTATTTATCGCACTGACGATCAAAATCGTTCCGCAGCAAAGGGTAGGCGTAGTTGAACGGCTCGGGAAATTTAACCGCCTGCTTACACCGGGTCTGAACATCCTTATTCCGGTTATCGACCAGGTACGGACCTATCATGATTTGCGGATTCAGCAGGCCAATGTGCCGCCGCAAACGGTCATTACGAAGGACAACGTGCAGGTGCAGATTGATACGATCATCTTTTATCAGGTGGTAGGCCCGGAAGAAGCGACTTATGGGATCTCTGATTATGTATACGGGGTACGCAACATCTCCACGGCAACAATGCGGCAGATTATCGGGAAGCTGGAGCTGGATGAAACCTTGTCCGGCCGTGAAAAAATTTCCTCGGATATCCGGCTAGCCCTGGATGAAGCGACGGAAAAGTGGGGAGTACGGATCGAACGCGTGGAGGTCATTGATATTAAGCCGCCGCTCGATATCCAGGAAGCGATGGATAAGCAGATGAAAGCAGAACGCAGCAAACGTGCGATTGTCCTTGAGGCGGAAGCCGCCAAGCAGGATATGATCCTGCGCGCAGAAGGCGACAAGCAGAGTAAGATCCTGAAGGCTGAAGGTGACAAGGAAGCACGTATCCGTCAGGCGGAAGGCTTGCGCCAGGCGCAGGAGCTGGAAGCGCTCGGTCAGGCCAAGGCGATTCAGGCAGTGGCGGAAGCCGAGAAATCGCGCATTCAGCTGATCAGCACCGCCGGACTGGATGAGCGGGTACTGGCCTATCAATCCTTCGATGCGTTGACGGAAATCTCCAAGGGTGCAGCCAATAAAGTGTTCCTGCCAAGCAGTGCCATTGAAACGCTGGGTACACTGGGTGCTATTGCTGAGGTGTTCAAAGCCAGTAAGGAGAGCAAATAA
- a CDS encoding MBL fold metallo-hydrolase, giving the protein MRKAQIKVWESGILQVSMPMDPPLRQVNCYIVTEPEGGITVIDPGPHTQEAELAWQGVLDELDLSWDHIQKIVVTHHHPDHYGLAGWLQSRSGSRVWMSERAHTEARMSWGAEASLNTALPLLFLRHGMPEDWIRGIREHLVSFLPQVTPQAEVSYIDPAVPLVMGGREWTPVLTGGHAPGHVSLYEAGSGLVFCGDAILPQISPNVGLQPGSDPQPLQTFLDGLRALRSLRVSRAFPGHREPFTAWTERADSLLRHHEERLDTAAQLLDSGPLSGFAVCEALFRSRVSSAHQMRFAMSEALAHLAELVRRGRAAEHAPLPGGPVLFAAADR; this is encoded by the coding sequence ATGCGGAAGGCACAGATAAAGGTTTGGGAGAGCGGCATCCTTCAGGTATCCATGCCGATGGATCCGCCGCTGCGTCAGGTGAACTGTTATATTGTGACAGAACCGGAGGGCGGCATCACGGTGATTGACCCCGGTCCGCATACGCAGGAGGCGGAGCTGGCCTGGCAAGGCGTGCTGGATGAGCTGGATTTATCCTGGGACCATATACAGAAAATTGTGGTTACCCATCATCACCCTGACCATTACGGCCTGGCGGGCTGGCTGCAGTCCCGCAGCGGCAGCCGGGTATGGATGTCGGAACGTGCCCACACCGAGGCCCGGATGTCCTGGGGCGCAGAGGCGAGTCTGAATACGGCGCTGCCGCTGCTGTTCCTCCGGCACGGTATGCCGGAGGATTGGATCCGGGGGATCCGGGAGCATCTGGTGAGCTTCCTGCCCCAGGTTACCCCGCAGGCAGAGGTCAGCTATATTGACCCTGCGGTGCCGCTTGTAATGGGCGGCCGGGAGTGGACGCCGGTTCTGACCGGCGGGCATGCACCGGGTCACGTGTCTTTGTATGAGGCCGGCAGCGGGCTTGTGTTCTGCGGCGATGCGATTCTGCCGCAGATCTCGCCCAATGTCGGCCTGCAGCCGGGCAGCGATCCGCAGCCGCTGCAGACGTTCCTGGATGGTCTGCGCGCGCTGCGCAGCCTCCGGGTGAGCCGTGCGTTCCCGGGCCACCGGGAACCGTTCACGGCGTGGACGGAGCGGGCGGACAGCCTGCTCCGGCACCATGAGGAGCGGCTGGACACTGCCGCTCAACTGCTGGACAGCGGACCGCTCAGCGGGTTCGCGGTCTGCGAAGCGCTGTTCCGCAGCCGCGTGTCCAGCGCGCATCAGATGCGCTTCGCCATGAGCGAGGCGCTGGCGCATCTGGCCGAGCTAGTGCGCCGGGGGCGGGCAGCGGAGCATGCGCCTTTGCCCGGCGGGCCGGTCCTGTTCGCGGCTGCGGACAGGTAG
- a CDS encoding class I SAM-dependent methyltransferase: MTEWYEKSFGEDYLIVYRHRDFCGARHEVEQMIGWLGLPQGAKVLDLCCGMGRHSLALAEAGYEVTGVDLSETLLREARAQAGAGAVTWVQSDMRRLPLTGGFDAVVNLFTSFGYFEEDEEQVKVLREIYRMLKPGGRFIIDFLNPAYVIRHLVPHSSREDGDNLIDESRRIEDGYVKKDIILTSRGNDTPRKYHERVKLYPQETFRRLIAAAGLLLEDVHGNYDEGEYDEEHSKRMIFVGVRP, translated from the coding sequence ATGACTGAATGGTATGAGAAAAGCTTCGGGGAAGACTATTTGATTGTATACCGGCACAGGGATTTCTGCGGAGCCCGGCATGAGGTGGAGCAGATGATCGGCTGGCTGGGGCTGCCGCAGGGAGCGAAGGTCCTGGATCTGTGCTGCGGTATGGGCCGCCATTCGCTGGCGCTTGCCGAAGCGGGTTATGAGGTAACTGGTGTTGACCTGTCCGAAACCCTGCTGCGTGAAGCCCGTGCCCAGGCTGGTGCCGGGGCAGTGACCTGGGTGCAGTCCGATATGCGCAGGCTGCCGCTCACCGGCGGTTTTGATGCAGTAGTTAATCTGTTTACTTCATTCGGCTATTTTGAGGAGGACGAGGAGCAGGTGAAGGTGCTGCGCGAAATTTACCGGATGCTGAAGCCTGGCGGCAGGTTCATTATAGATTTTCTGAATCCGGCGTATGTCATCCGCCATCTTGTGCCGCATTCCTCACGTGAGGACGGGGATAATCTGATTGACGAGTCCCGCCGGATCGAAGACGGTTATGTGAAGAAGGACATCATCCTTACCTCCCGAGGGAATGATACGCCCCGCAAATATCACGAGCGTGTGAAGCTCTATCCGCAGGAAACGTTCCGCAGGCTGATTGCCGCCGCCGGGCTGCTGCTCGAGGATGTGCATGGCAATTACGATGAAGGGGAGTACGATGAGGAGCATTCGAAACGGATGATCTTCGTTGGTGTCCGTCCTTAG
- a CDS encoding glycoside hydrolase family 13 protein, translating into MNPKWWKESVAYQIYPISFMDSNGDGIGDLRGIISKLDYLQDLGVDVIWVCPIYKSPNHDNGYDISDYCDIMKEFGTMEDFDVMLREMHSRGMKLMMDLVLNHTSHQHPWFIESRSSKDNPKRDYYIWRKGKNGGPPNNWESYFSGSVWELDPQTDEYYLHLYSKYQPDLNWENPAVIDKLHEMVQWWLKKGVDGFRFDAIAHIVKAEGYPDALNPGGTATVRAYDMFSNLAHVHTLLQNLHDKVLYFYDIMTVGETSGLGPEQALDYVGDGRRELNMTFQFEHMNLDCAAPGGGRWDTIPWNLRDLKKIMSNWQTVLHDRGWNANYLCNHDQPRSVSRFGNDLYYRIPSAKMLATFIHMLEGTPYIYQGEEIGMTNVAFESIDDYRDVETLNYYEEKRTQGVPEADIMAAIHKKSRDNARTPMQWDASEDGGFTTGVPWIRVNSNFREINVASAVKDPDSIYNYYKKLIQLRKKHPVIVYGEYALLLEDHPEIYAYTRTLEDQRLLVILNFFEHEPVFELPADFAAGKQELLISNYPPAKEDDLTRLKLRPYEARVYLERHR; encoded by the coding sequence GTGAATCCAAAATGGTGGAAAGAAAGCGTCGCGTACCAGATTTATCCGATCAGCTTCATGGACAGCAATGGTGACGGGATCGGTGATTTGCGCGGGATTATTTCGAAGCTCGATTATTTGCAGGACCTGGGTGTGGATGTCATCTGGGTATGCCCGATTTATAAGTCGCCGAACCATGACAACGGCTATGATATCAGTGATTACTGCGACATTATGAAGGAATTCGGGACGATGGAGGATTTTGACGTGATGCTGCGGGAGATGCATTCCCGGGGGATGAAGCTGATGATGGACCTGGTGCTGAACCACACTTCCCATCAGCATCCCTGGTTCATAGAATCACGGAGCTCGAAGGATAATCCTAAGCGGGATTACTATATATGGCGGAAAGGCAAAAACGGTGGCCCCCCGAACAACTGGGAATCCTATTTCAGCGGCTCGGTATGGGAGCTTGATCCGCAGACGGATGAATATTACCTGCATCTGTACTCCAAATATCAGCCCGATCTGAACTGGGAGAACCCTGCGGTGATCGACAAGTTGCATGAAATGGTACAGTGGTGGCTCAAAAAAGGCGTCGACGGCTTCCGGTTTGACGCAATTGCCCATATCGTGAAGGCAGAGGGCTACCCTGATGCGCTGAATCCCGGTGGAACGGCAACTGTGCGCGCCTATGATATGTTCTCGAACCTTGCGCATGTGCATACACTGCTGCAGAATCTGCATGACAAGGTGCTGTACTTCTACGATATTATGACCGTCGGGGAGACGTCGGGCCTCGGACCGGAGCAGGCGCTGGATTATGTCGGCGACGGACGCCGCGAGCTGAATATGACCTTCCAGTTTGAGCATATGAATCTGGATTGTGCGGCTCCGGGCGGAGGGAGATGGGATACCATCCCCTGGAATCTGCGTGATCTCAAAAAAATCATGAGCAACTGGCAGACCGTTCTCCATGACCGGGGGTGGAACGCCAATTATTTGTGCAACCATGACCAGCCGCGGTCCGTCTCACGGTTCGGAAATGACCTCTATTACCGTATTCCTTCAGCCAAAATGCTGGCGACCTTCATTCACATGCTGGAAGGGACACCGTATATTTACCAGGGTGAAGAAATCGGCATGACGAATGTGGCTTTCGAGTCCATCGACGATTACCGGGATGTGGAAACGCTCAATTACTATGAGGAAAAGCGTACCCAAGGCGTCCCAGAGGCTGACATTATGGCGGCGATCCACAAAAAAAGCCGGGATAACGCCCGCACTCCGATGCAGTGGGACGCCAGTGAGGATGGCGGCTTCACCACAGGCGTACCGTGGATCCGCGTGAATTCGAACTTCCGTGAGATCAATGTGGCCAGTGCGGTTAAAGACCCTGATTCGATCTACAACTACTATAAGAAGCTGATTCAGCTGCGGAAAAAGCATCCGGTCATTGTCTACGGTGAATACGCCCTGCTGCTGGAAGATCATCCGGAGATCTATGCCTATACCCGGACGCTGGAGGATCAGCGCCTCCTGGTCATTCTGAATTTCTTTGAGCATGAGCCGGTATTCGAGCTTCCTGCGGATTTTGCGGCCGGGAAGCAGGAGCTGCTGATCTCTAACTACCCTCCGGCCAAGGAGGATGATCTGACCCGGCTGAAGCTTCGGCCTTATGAAGCAAGGGTGTACCTAGAACGGCATAGATGA
- a CDS encoding cupin domain-containing protein yields the protein MTQKEISPLVEALGLQPHVEGGWYKRLWNSSFEIPHETLGGSYSGPRASASSIYFLLHPGEASEWHTVLSDEIWLWHSGSPIVLSLGGSGEQPENVTEVILGIDVAAGQQPQVVIPAGVWQAARPLGDEPVLVSCIVSPEFHFDDFKLIDK from the coding sequence GTGACGCAAAAAGAAATTTCTCCGCTGGTGGAAGCGTTGGGGCTGCAGCCTCACGTTGAAGGCGGATGGTACAAAAGACTTTGGAATTCATCCTTCGAAATTCCGCACGAAACCCTTGGCGGCAGCTACTCAGGGCCAAGAGCCTCAGCGTCGTCCATTTACTTCCTGCTTCACCCGGGCGAAGCTTCGGAATGGCACACCGTGCTCTCCGACGAAATCTGGCTGTGGCATTCCGGCAGCCCGATTGTGCTCAGCCTCGGCGGCAGCGGCGAACAGCCGGAGAACGTTACCGAGGTCATTCTCGGCATTGACGTCGCAGCCGGCCAGCAGCCGCAGGTGGTCATTCCGGCAGGTGTCTGGCAGGCGGCACGGCCGCTTGGCGATGAGCCGGTGCTGGTCTCGTGCATCGTATCGCCGGAGTTTCATTTCGACGATTTCAAGCTGATCGACAAGTAA
- a CDS encoding phosphatidylglycerophosphatase A family protein, producing MANIKNPYSLNSKAVAEATKYWLHKRGVTLEEIAELVLFLQQKYYPNLTIEECIHNVEMVLSKREVQNAVLTGIQLDVLAEEGKLFTPLQEMIENDESLYGVDEILAFSIVNVYGSIGFTNYGYVDKLKPGVLERLNDKTTGQIHTYLDDIVGAVAAAASSRIAHRKQAEREQELGLPHAPEDTEEAARKLAAEDGLE from the coding sequence ATGGCGAATATCAAAAACCCTTACAGTCTCAACAGCAAAGCGGTTGCAGAGGCGACCAAGTACTGGCTGCATAAGCGCGGCGTGACGTTGGAAGAGATCGCTGAGCTTGTTTTGTTTCTGCAGCAAAAATACTATCCGAATCTGACGATCGAGGAATGTATCCATAACGTAGAAATGGTGCTGAGCAAACGCGAAGTACAGAACGCGGTACTGACCGGGATTCAGCTGGATGTGCTGGCAGAGGAAGGCAAGCTGTTCACCCCGCTGCAGGAAATGATCGAGAATGATGAGAGTTTATACGGAGTGGATGAGATCCTCGCCTTCTCCATTGTGAACGTATACGGCAGCATCGGCTTCACCAACTATGGTTACGTGGACAAGCTGAAACCCGGTGTGCTGGAGCGGCTGAACGATAAAACCACCGGGCAAATTCACACCTACCTGGACGACATCGTCGGCGCAGTGGCCGCTGCCGCCAGCAGCCGCATTGCCCACCGCAAGCAAGCAGAACGCGAGCAGGAGCTCGGCCTCCCGCATGCGCCGGAGGATACCGAAGAAGCCGCCAGAAAGCTGGCGGCTGAGGATGGGCTGGAGTAG
- a CDS encoding XTP/dITP diphosphatase, whose translation MNAGGGILIVATKNKGKVREFQHAFAPLGLTVKSMFDYPQLPDVVEDGTTFAENAFKKSKAVGEALGLPVLADDSGLCVDALDGRPGVYSARYAGEDARDQDNNLKLLSELEGLKQGEDTGQPLLSPARFVCALSLYDPADGQELTAEGTVEGWITSEPAGGGGFGYDPLFYLPEYEKTMAELTLEEKQMISHRGMALRLLTDKLAAKQRK comes from the coding sequence ATGAACGCCGGCGGTGGAATTCTGATTGTAGCAACCAAAAATAAAGGCAAGGTCCGTGAGTTCCAGCATGCTTTTGCGCCGCTTGGACTGACCGTGAAGAGTATGTTCGACTACCCGCAGCTGCCGGATGTTGTGGAAGACGGGACAACCTTTGCCGAGAATGCCTTCAAAAAATCCAAAGCGGTCGGCGAGGCCCTCGGGCTGCCTGTGCTGGCCGATGATTCCGGTCTTTGTGTCGACGCTCTGGACGGCCGACCGGGGGTATACTCGGCGCGTTATGCCGGAGAGGACGCCCGTGATCAGGACAATAACCTCAAGCTGCTCAGCGAGCTGGAAGGGCTGAAGCAGGGGGAGGACACCGGCCAGCCGCTGCTCAGTCCCGCCCGTTTCGTCTGTGCCTTGTCGCTTTATGATCCGGCGGACGGCCAGGAGCTGACGGCGGAAGGCACAGTGGAGGGCTGGATTACCTCTGAGCCCGCGGGCGGCGGAGGGTTCGGCTATGATCCGCTCTTTTACCTTCCGGAGTATGAGAAGACGATGGCTGAGCTGACGCTGGAAGAGAAGCAGATGATCAGCCACCGGGGAATGGCGCTTAGGCTGCTTACGGATAAGCTGGCCGCGAAGCAGCGGAAATAG
- a CDS encoding carbohydrate-binding protein, which yields MGTSNGASYTCLQAHTSLAGWEPATTPALWKLN from the coding sequence ATTGGTACCAGCAATGGAGCATCTTATACTTGCCTCCAGGCGCACACCTCACTGGCGGGCTGGGAACCGGCGACCACACCGGCTCTCTGGAAACTGAACTAA